A single genomic interval of Labeo rohita strain BAU-BD-2019 chromosome 13, IGBB_LRoh.1.0, whole genome shotgun sequence harbors:
- the dnajc12 gene encoding dnaJ homolog subfamily C member 12, which translates to MEAILNCRKEDLEDYYGLLGCDELSTTEQIVNEFKVRALACHPDKHPENPKAVEEFQKLQEAKEVLTDENKRKNYDLWLRSQITIPFSEWRALSDSVKTSMHWAVRTKKEPMLEAAKDTDPVNVNRVKVSDGETAAEDKPPELSLPSSDYWHHRFRWAGEAPSGLLQKFRNYEI; encoded by the exons ATGGAGGCGATACTGAACTGCAGAAAGGAGGATTTGGAGGATTATTACGGGCTGCTCGGTTGCGATGAATTGTCAACG ACTGAACAGATTGTCAATGAGTTTAAAGTGAGAGCTCTAGCCTGCCATCCTGACAAACACCCAGAGAACCCCAAAGCAG TGGAGGAGTTCCAGAAGTTACAGGAAGCTAAAGAGGTTCTCACAGATGAGAATAAAAGAAAGAATTATGATCTCTGGCTCAGAAGTCAAATTACAATCCCGTTCAGCGAATGGCGAGCGCTCAGTGACTCTGTTAAAACG TCAATGCATTGGGCCGTGAGGACCAAGAAGGAGCCAATGCTTGAGGCTGCAAAAGATACAGATCCGGTGAACGTGAATCGAGTGAAAGTGTCAGACGGCGAAACCGCAGCGGAGGATAAACCGCCCGAACTCTCACTGCCATCCA GTGATTATTGGCATCACAGGTTTCGCTGGGCCGGTGAAGCTCCCTCAGGCCTTTTACAGAAGTTCAGGAACtatgaaatataa